The Sulfolobus sp. A20 genomic interval TATCAGTAATACTAGGGATCTTCTATGTAGTAGCACCCTCTTTAGAACCACCAGACAGAGTGTTAGGTGCGAAAGTCACTGAAGAGTTCAGAAAGAGTAACAAATGTAAACAGATAATTAAGCAATACAGAATACGTGGTGTAATGATAGTCGTGATTTCCCTCGTATTAGGTGGGGTTCTACTATTTGAAGTCTCACCACTCGTACCATTCCCAATTATAATCTTGTTAATACTGGGAAGTGTAAATTACGTTACATCAAGGAAGAGGGTAATCCTAGAGAGGGGCGAGATAAAGGAGCCAAATGTTAGGTATGCTGTTATAGATACTAGTAAGAAAAAGGGGTTCGGAGTATGGTTCTTAGCATTACCTTGGTTAATCCTCCTAGGCATGTTAATCCTAGGTGTAGTCGACTACCATAGCATACCCTCTGAGTTGCCTTTCCACATTAACTCAAACGGAGTAATAGCCTATGCACCTAAGGATCCAGTTAACGTCTTACTTAATCAGATTATTAACGCTTTTTTGCTCTTTATCTTCACTATAGTGGGTATAGCAGTATATGTTTCAAAACCGCGTATAAACCCAGCCTACCCCGAAGAGTACTATAAATCTTACGAACGTAGCAAGGAATACGCAGTAGCAACTATAGGGATAATTGCAACTGGTCTCACCCTTCTCGAGAGTTTATTAACTTTATGGTCTTGGGGGATCTTTCCTTTAAACTCTATAAGCGTAGTATTACCACTCTCTATGGTTGCCTTCTTATCGTGTGCTATACTCGGTATTGTGATTAGCTTAGCGAAGATGAGTATCGAAGGTGGTAGGTACTTAAGGGAGTTGGAAAAACAAGGGAAACTTAAGTTGAGTAACGCTATAGAGGACGACGATAAGTACTGGAAGTTGGGGATGTTCTATTACAACCCTAACGACGACAGAGTAATTATACCCAAAAGGTTCGGTTCGGGCTACACGTTTAATTTTGGCAATAAGAAGGCTCTCATTCTATTCATAAGTCTACTCATGTTACCTATTGCAACAATTTTGATTGTCATTTTAATATAGCTTTTTTCCAGAGGATCAGAAGCCCTTAAGATGGGTAACGATATCGTATGTTTTTTTCCTAAACATGCTTATCCCCTTAGGAGAGGTATGAGGGCTATACACGGTAATTCAACTGTATAAACAGATAGAAAGAGCGACAAACCTCGCAGGGAGGAGGTCAGTCAAACTAGACTAGTAGGATCTATTCTCTTTATTAGGCTAACTCTATCATAATCGTGGTTTGTAGATATTATAGTCTTATCCTTATCATGTAGTAAGCAGGTCGCGATTTGGTAAGCCTCAAAGGTGTAAGTGATACCATATTGTTGCATTAAGGCTAAGGCTAATAAATCTACGTCAATTGTAGTAGGTACCCAGGTGAGGTTAGGAATGCTTATTAAAGCACCTATTTTACTTAGTATATCTGATATGGGTAACCTCTCCTCATCTCTCAGAATGTAGTAGATCTCATGAAGTGATTCCCTATTCGCTATTACCTCCATTTCTCCCCTTGAGATTTTAGAAAATACTTTATCAGCTACTTCTTTTAGCTCATCCCTCTCCTTTAGATGAGCCAGTATAACATCAGTGTCGATCAGCATTTTCTTCAATTTCCCTCTTCATATTGATCTCTGCATCATTCCTTAATTTAATGGTATCCCTCTCGGATTTTATAACGTTAGACGAAAAGAGTATTGGATCCTTAGGGATTGGTATTCCGATAAAGAAATTTCCCAAATCCAGTATAATGATTGAACTCATTGAGGAATAATTCTTAGGTAATTTTATTCTTCCTCTATCATCAATCTTTACTACATATCCCATACTTAAAATAATATTCCCCGTATTATTAATCTTTTCCCCACATAAAATAGTTAACCTTTTAATTATTCAAAGATCTAATCACTTAATGAAGTTAGAGAAATGGCATATTAAGATGATAATGCTCAACTTTCTGAGCTATACCTTTCTAGTTTACAACTACTCTACTATATTAGTCTTCAATTCACCCTACATTTCCTCTCAAATATTCTCAAAATATTCTGTAATCGGTGCTTACTCGGCAGTACTAATTAGTGTGATCATGAGAATACCGGGGTCATACATATTAGGTCCGTTGAGTGATAAATATGGTAGGAGGCTGATTACGAGAATTAGTGGGATTGGTTCGGTAATACCGTTGGTCATAGTTCCATTTATATCTCATAATCCCATTCTCATAATCTTATTGTATGCTATTCAAGGATTCTTCACTGGAGGATTAACCGCTGGGATAAACGTAATAGGTTTGGAGAATTTACCGGAAGAACATAGGGGTTGGTTCAGTGGTTCAGCCTTTTCAGTAGGTGGTTCAGCATATCTAATAGCATCCTTAGTGTTCTTCACACTATATTCAATTCTAGGTAACAATGGTTATGATAGCATAGGATGGAAAATTATGTTCTTCACTTCCATAGTTATGATACCTCTTTCTTTTTCTCTACCAGAGTCAATAAAGATCATGAAGAGTAAAAGGGTTAAAAACCCCTTAGGTCTATTAATCAAAAATTATAGAAGAGAGTTTATCTTCGCATCTCTAATGACCGGTCTATGGGCTTCCATTAATGCTGTAGTGATATTACTTCTACCTAACTTCCTATATGATAAAGGTTTGACAAAAGTTGAAGTTTCTCAGATAATTACCTTGTCTGGAGTAATTACAATAATTTCACCTTTCTTAGGTGGCTTATTGAGCGAGAGAATAGGTAGGAGAAAGGTGTCAATAATAGGTTCCATTCTTAACCTATTGTCTTCCCCAATATTTCTATTCATTAATTCCTTTAATTCAGCATTATACTTAGTTTCAATTCTGAGCTTCTTAGCCTTATTTGGGTCGGGAGGAATAATGGTCTACGTTAATGAGTTGTTTCCAACTAACATTAGGAGTTCGGGGGTTTCCATAAGTTGGAGTATAGGATTTACAATAGGTACACTGATGTCTGTAATAGTTTTATCAATCGTTGATATCATGACAGGCATAAGCAAGTTCAGTGTGGTCGAAACTTTTGCCTTGGCTATTTTAAGTGTGTTTGCTTTACTCTTAAGCGTTTTATCTAAGGAAACTAAGGGGAACTTAGAGAGATTTTAAACTTAAATAATGAGAAAAACCTCTCTATTCATGTCGAGGAGTAATGTAGGAATATCACTTTATTTAAACGTAAAAATCTGGTAAATTCCTTCTCTGGATAAAAACCCCTAATTTTAACATTAGAAATTTTATTCTATAAAAAAACTTCACGGTGGATTTAGGAAACTGAAGAAGAATATGAGGAGTTTAGTTTTTCTGTCCTCGTCCTTTTCCTTATCTTCTGTGTTTTTACCTTTCATCAAAAGTATAATCTATCTTCCAAATTTTTAAATTCATCTACTAATGCTTATACACAGCGAATCCTTTACTAAGAGTGTATACTCCTTCTTTTATTTCCCTTGGAAATTGATGTGAAGATGATAAGACTAAATTTCCCGTATAATTTACTTTTAGAGTTGATTCTGAAAATACATAAATTATAAATATTCTTTCGTATTTTACTATGATCCAACTATTTCCGTAATCTATGGATAAATTTCTGCTACATGGGGTTAAATACTCTCTTCTCACTTTTATCAAGTTTTTGTACAAGGAGAGAATCTCTTCATTGATATTCCAACTTAGTTTTGAAGCATTAAACGTCTCTTCAGATTGAGGATCAGTCGTTTGTCCATTATCCCTTCTCCTACCCTCCCTCACTCCTTGAATTAGCTTAGGATCAGAGAAGTCTGAGAAATAATAAAAGGGATTTTTCTCTGCATATTCTTCGCCCATGAATATCATGGGAATATATGGGGATAGTAAATATAGGGCAGAAGCTATCTTATAAGACTCTTTATCTATTAGCTCAATTAATCTCTTTCCATCTCCCCTATTTCCTACTTGGTCATGATCTTGGACATAAACTACGAATTTACATCCATCCAAATCCTTTACAGGTTTTCCATGAGTTTTCTTTCTGAACTTAGAGTATTTACCATCATATACGAACACGTCCCTATAAGACTTAACTATATCATCGATGCTCCCGAAGTCTGCATAATACCCACTTCTCTCTCCTGTCAAAAAGGCATGAACTGAGTGATGAAAATCATCAACCCATTGGGCGTCATTATTATAGCCACACTTTTCCTTAGGGTTTATGATCCTTGGATCGTTTAAGTCACTTTCAGCTATTACTATTCTCTCGTATTTATGCACAACATCAGCTATATCCTCTAGGATATGTTTTGGGGAATTATCAATTATAGCATGAACCGCATCCAGCCTAAAACCATCAACATTATAATCTTTAATCCAAAACTCAACATTCTCAAGTACGAATTTCCTAACCTCGTCGCTTCCACTATCATCGAAGTTAAAGGTTAATCCCCAAGGTGTCGAATACTTACTTGAGAAGTAGGGTCCCAATAATGTCATGTAATTTCCCTCAGGTCCAACGTGATTGTAAACCACGTCTAATATTACTGCTAACCCTCTCCTATGAGCCTCGTTAATAAACTTTTTGAAGGATAACGGACCGCCGTAGGAGTTTTGCACTGCATATAAATAAACTCCATCATACCCCCAATCCCTTTTTCCAGGGAACTGAGCCACTGGCATGACTTCAATTGCGGTTACTCCTAATTCTTTCAAATAATCAAGCTTACCTATAGCGCTCTCAAATGTCCCTTCTTTAGTAAACGTACCAACGTGCAATTCGTATATTATGAGGTCATTCATTTTAACCCTTGAAGAGGGTAAAAAATCATAATTGGCTGAAATTATCTCTGAATAGCCGTGAACTCCTTCAGGCTGATACCTTGATGCAGGATCCGGTATTTCCATTTTATTATCTAGAATAAATTTATATCTATCTCCGACACTTACATTGTTAACGTGAACTCTGAAATAACCTA includes:
- a CDS encoding DUF5808 domain-containing protein, whose amino-acid sequence is MITVSSIELILPTFLTIISVILGIFYVVAPSLEPPDRVLGAKVTEEFRKSNKCKQIIKQYRIRGVMIVVISLVLGGVLLFEVSPLVPFPIIILLILGSVNYVTSRKRVILERGEIKEPNVRYAVIDTSKKKGFGVWFLALPWLILLGMLILGVVDYHSIPSELPFHINSNGVIAYAPKDPVNVLLNQIINAFLLFIFTIVGIAVYVSKPRINPAYPEEYYKSYERSKEYAVATIGIIATGLTLLESLLTLWSWGIFPLNSISVVLPLSMVAFLSCAILGIVISLAKMSIEGGRYLRELEKQGKLKLSNAIEDDDKYWKLGMFYYNPNDDRVIIPKRFGSGYTFNFGNKKALILFISLLMLPIATILIVILI
- a CDS encoding type II toxin-antitoxin system VapC family toxin, with protein sequence MLIDTDVILAHLKERDELKEVADKVFSKISRGEMEVIANRESLHEIYYILRDEERLPISDILSKIGALISIPNLTWVPTTIDVDLLALALMQQYGITYTFEAYQIATCLLHDKDKTIISTNHDYDRVSLIKRIDPTSLV
- a CDS encoding VapB-type antitoxin; amino-acid sequence: MGYVVKIDDRGRIKLPKNYSSMSSIIILDLGNFFIGIPIPKDPILFSSNVIKSERDTIKLRNDAEINMKREIEENADRH
- a CDS encoding MFS transporter codes for the protein MKLEKWHIKMIMLNFLSYTFLVYNYSTILVFNSPYISSQIFSKYSVIGAYSAVLISVIMRIPGSYILGPLSDKYGRRLITRISGIGSVIPLVIVPFISHNPILIILLYAIQGFFTGGLTAGINVIGLENLPEEHRGWFSGSAFSVGGSAYLIASLVFFTLYSILGNNGYDSIGWKIMFFTSIVMIPLSFSLPESIKIMKSKRVKNPLGLLIKNYRREFIFASLMTGLWASINAVVILLLPNFLYDKGLTKVEVSQIITLSGVITIISPFLGGLLSERIGRRKVSIIGSILNLLSSPIFLFINSFNSALYLVSILSFLALFGSGGIMVYVNELFPTNIRSSGVSISWSIGFTIGTLMSVIVLSIVDIMTGISKFSVVETFALAILSVFALLLSVLSKETKGNLERF
- the treZ gene encoding malto-oligosyltrehalose trehalohydrolase is translated as MTSFGPKVEDNGVTFTLWAPYQKDVKVKVLGKGVYEMERDDLGYFRVHVNNVSVGDRYKFILDNKMEIPDPASRYQPEGVHGYSEIISANYDFLPSSRVKMNDLIIYELHVGTFTKEGTFESAIGKLDYLKELGVTAIEVMPVAQFPGKRDWGYDGVYLYAVQNSYGGPLSFKKFINEAHRRGLAVILDVVYNHVGPEGNYMTLLGPYFSSKYSTPWGLTFNFDDSGSDEVRKFVLENVEFWIKDYNVDGFRLDAVHAIIDNSPKHILEDIADVVHKYERIVIAESDLNDPRIINPKEKCGYNNDAQWVDDFHHSVHAFLTGERSGYYADFGSIDDIVKSYRDVFVYDGKYSKFRKKTHGKPVKDLDGCKFVVYVQDHDQVGNRGDGKRLIELIDKESYKIASALYLLSPYIPMIFMGEEYAEKNPFYYFSDFSDPKLIQGVREGRRRDNGQTTDPQSEETFNASKLSWNINEEILSLYKNLIKVRREYLTPCSRNLSIDYGNSWIIVKYERIFIIYVFSESTLKVNYTGNLVLSSSHQFPREIKEGVYTLSKGFAVYKH